The stretch of DNA TAGCATCTGCAGTAGTATTGTCCAAGACAAATGGATATAATTAAAATACTACTAGCTGCTGTCATCTGTATTAGAGACAAGCTAGTCCATGTACCATGGCTATTTTAGTTTCATAGGGTtcatttaaatgtattaaaaccaCTTAGTAGTTGTCACTGGAAGTGTAAATTCCATTGGCAATACCTGGttgttttttgaaaattacttgAGCCCTCATTGCCTGAAAAATAGCAGCTATTAGTTGAATGCATGAAAGGGAAGTGACAAGTATCTGTACAAAAAAGTACCAGCATCTGGCACCCAAAGTTTACAAAAATCCCTGATGGTGATCTATATCTGTGGTTGCTGGTGGTTTATATTTGGGGTTGGTATCGTATTGCTTGATTATCCatagtgtgtgtatatgtacatcCTGGATCCTGTACATAGTAGAATATAATATTTGTAAGAAGCTTAAAATGCTGGTAATAGATTCTAACAATGGCTTTATTTGGTAATACAGATGGTGAAAAGCCTTGAGGGGAAATCTGTGGTTGTGGTTCAAATCTCAGTCTGAAATAGGAAAGCAACTCATGCCAAGAAAATGGTAGAAATCTTTTCGCCTAGTGTAAGGAATTAGGAGGATATAAAATATCTTTGGAGTTACAGTAACTGCCATTAATTGTgctgaggttaaaaaaaaatatgcatagCTTTCAGGTGGTGACAACTTGCTACTTAAAATCTGTCAGTTACTATAGGACATTGGTGTCTTAAAACCTCAtacaaagattttaattttctcaagAGTCTGTGGTACTTAATTTTTAGATGGTAAAAAATTATAGCTTAGCTGaagagctaaaaaaaattataaatacaaattataCCCTCAGACTAGAAGTTAGCTTAActtgttgaaagaaaataattgtaagGCAAGGTAAGCCATTCCTGTTGTCATTCTGTGCTTAGAGGGTATCTTCTAAATAAGCAGGCTTGGGTGTTTCGTTTgacttttttcaaaatgaaagcaacCCAGCAACTGCAGCAGTTAATAACAAAATGCATCATATAATTGACTTGCTTTCGTGAAACACTTAGTCCAAAGCATTAGTGAATTGCAGTATAATAATACATACAGAAATGCTAAAACCTGTAATACTCATGTGCTTGACTGGCTGTCAGTGCCTATTATGACATTTAATAATCCTAAATGTAGTTGGTTCATTTTAACaaaagatgacattttattGATCACCAATAAATACaacattcctttttaaaattagataCTGCTTAAATCTTGCTGTATATATTTTCAGCATTCAGGGGGAAAATCTTGTTTCCAAACCTCCTGTTGATTTTGAACAATTCATCTTTTATCATATCTATTGATAAAGCAGTTATTTTCACTGCTCTGTGTTCCAGAGAGTATTGCTGGCTGATAGGTGAGACTAAATTAATGTTGTTTTCTAGTGTCTGTCAAGAAGCAGGGGGATGGACACATGCTATTGTACTGTGCCTCTCTGTGGGCTGAGATTGCTCTGTGGGTCTCTCCAGGTGGATTTCCTGGCAATTTCCAAGATAAGGTGATTTATTTTCAACAAAGTTGTTCAGACCTAACCCCTACTGATTTTTTGTAACTTGTGTTTTTATAGTCTGGTAAATGTGAGTTTTGTAAGATCTTAGAATATCGGTGTTtactgaaaaagacaaaacccaaaagattGAGGGTTTTGTGGTAGCAGAGATGATTTCCATACAATTCAAGTTTTACCTATTGCTTGTCTTGTCTGCAGAGTGCCTCCTAACTCTGAGGGGAGAGTTCTCCTCACTGACCTTTCTGGAGAACCAATTTTTAATGTGTCTTTGAACTCATTTGCACTAACTATACCAATTATTTAGCTGATGGGGTTAAGGTACCCAAACAAAGGATTTTCATCAGCACTAAAGGCCGTTTGAATTGCTACCAGGAGGAAAACAGATGTTGGGAAACAAGATGTGcacaaaaatgaggaaaagaacaGGAATGAACCGAAACACGTAAGTTAGACAAAATAGCTGAAAAAGTAATTGttagtgctgctgctcctgtcaGTAAACTGACAGAAACATGTCTTTGCCGGGCAGGTTTTCAGAGCTTAATACAGCTGCCTGGTGCCGCCCTATCCTCTGGTGCCCAACAGCCACGCTAGAGGCAGAAGCTCCTGGCAGGCATTTTTCTGCTTGGTAGAGTCCTCCTCAGCGGCACTTCACCTCGGCTTGCAGGACTGACGGCCTGAGTTCTAAGCTAACGGCTTTATATAGTGGTTCTGTTTATAATACTGTGCTACAtagattgtttaaaaaaaaaggtatttctctCAATTTGAAGAAATCGGGTGACTGCAGCGTTGCGTCAACTGCAACTCGGCGAAGCTCGGCCCGCCCGCCCTCCGCAGCTGCCCGCCCTCGGCACCGCCCGCCCCGCCATCGGCCCCAGCTGcgctggaggggggggggcgaagACGCGGTTGCGCCGTCGGTGTAACGTCCGCCCGCGAGATAGCCGCCATGTTGTGCCGCTTTGCCTCGGCGGGCAGGTGAGAGCTGCGCCGCGGAGGGCTCGGGGAGCGTAATGTCGGTCAGAGCCCCGCAGCGTGAGGCGGGCGGCCGGACCGCCCTCGCCCTCCGCGGCCGAGCGGTgggcgggaggggaggaggaggaggcggcggtgGTGGGGTCGCCCCCTCCTCGCCCCTCAGCGCCTCCCCGCCATTTCGGGAGGAAGGCGGTCGCGCTGCTGCCGCCTGCTCCGCAGGGCTcggcgccgggccgggcagcGGCGCGGCCGGAGGGCTGCTGGCGGTTGTTCTTTCACCCTCCCAGGTTCTACCTTCACCCTCCGCCGAGGGACTCTTGTCGCCTGATATGCTGCTGCCAGATCCTCTCGGCTTTGCTAGGCAGGGTCGCCGCACTCGGCCGCTTTTCAGGGCCCCGAGGGTTTTGCTCTTGGTTTGTCCCTGGTTTACGACAAGGTCACCAGCGAAACGTAAAAGGGCTTCAGGAGTTGaccttccctccagcccagtAGTTCTCCTTTCATCGTGGTCATTGTCATGTCTTGTGACAAGTGCGAGATGTTAAAATGGGGAAGGGTAACCCGAACATGCGTGGTTTTCTGTTCCCGACATTGCGGCTGCGCTGTCATCACGCAGTGTGTGGTTTTCCAGTACCCACCGTAGGGACAGGGAAGCACATGTGTTGGTATTAATGCTAGAGAGGTTCAGGCCTGGGAACCTGGTGTCTAGGTTTTTCAGcgtttttatttttctgtacagaGACCTTGCGGGTAGTGAGGGAAGGACACTTCAGGGACATCTTGGCTTCTGTTTTTAATCAGTAAAGATTAGGTGAAGCTTTGGATGTCTGCCTGTTACCCGCTGGCTTTCCATTCCTATCCGCAGCTTTGCCTTGCCTGCATGCATGGGAGGGTACATGACTTTACAGTGGCTTGGGGGGCTCGGTTTGCGAAGCCATGTATCTGTGACCTTTATGTGAATTCATCTTTGCAGTTAAGCTACAGAGTGAGCTTGGTTTGAGCtcttgaaaaatggaaatttgaCTTCTTTACCTAAGATACCACCCCATTTACTTAAAGCAGCTGATCATAACAGTCATGGTTTCAGTCTGCTTCAGTGGTAAAGCTGAAGTACTGAATAAGACTActcccttctgttttttcttctctagaaGCAGTGCCAAGTTGATAGCACCATTGGGATGCTTGGTGTCTAGGCAAAAGCACACTCTTCCTGACCTGCCGTATGACTATGGTGCTCTGGAACCTCATATTAATGCAGAGATCATGCAGCTGCACCACAGCAAACATCATGCCACCTACGTGAACAACCTGAATGTTGCAGAGGAGAAATACAAAGAGGCACTGGCAAAAGGTTTGTGTATCCACAGTCAACAGATGAGATGGAAGCTTGTTGATATAGGtgatacaggagaaaaaaaaatagataaccCTTCTTTTCAggagaaatactttcttttaaaagtttcGGATTATGTaattcaagctttttttttaaaataaagtgaaatattACTAGGAACAAGCTTTCATTGTAAGCTTTAGTGGTGCTGATAATTGGAAACCAGATATAACTAAAAAGCATGGATTCTGTTCTCTGTAGTACTgtaaaactggaagaaaattcaTTGATTGTTGTGGATTTAGTGCTATTTACATTAGTAACTTGAACCAAAGACTGAGTCAATACGAAATTCCAGTCATTTTACTAAACAAATACTTTGTGATGAAAGGTTAGTAACAAACTTATGTAAAGTAAAATTTGTGCACCTTGATGGTTTTCACATCAGATGCTCTGCTGATTCTTGAGAAATAATCTTAGGTGCCTACAAATGGAGGTAAGACAAATGTGCAGTTCATGTATACAACACCCAGTGAAGAGATCTGAATTTGGGTGTCAGTTGTGCCATTGGGTCAGATTCAGGGGTCATGTAGGTCACATGCCAGTGTGAGACACTAAAATACGTAGCAAGCCTTTGTGGAATTTTTTGTTAAGATCTCAAATTGAATCCTGAGATATACTAACTTTTATGAAGACTTTACAGTTGTAGCAGGACTACACTGAAAcacacaaaatactttttttcagatCTTTCAGTTGGACTGATGAAAATGTGTGAAATAACATGTACTTCTTTTTAAgagggtgtcctggttttggctgggatagagttaagtttctttctagtagctggtatagcatTATGTCTTGgcttcagtatgagaagaatgttgataacacactgatgttttcagttgttgccaagtagtgcTTTTACtgaatcaaggatttttcagcttctcatgcccagccaggaagaaggctggaggggcacaagaagttgggaggggacacagccaggacaactgacccaaactggccaagggggtattccataccatgtgatgtcatgcccagtatgtaaactggggggagttagcctggggggatcactgctcaggagttaactgggcatcagttgtCAAGTGGTgggcaattgcattgtgcatcacttgttttgtattcCAAGCCTTTTATtaatattgtcattttattattgttatgattattagtttcttcctttctgttctattaaacagttattatctcaacccacaagttttacccttttccttccgattctttcccccatcccactggttgcgggggagtgagtgagcagctgcatggttaaaccacaacagaaggtggaattattttctgagtttttttctgttgtgatgATCTTTCTAAAGAGTATTAATTTACCTATGACAAGTAATTACTGTATAGACTCGCTTCTGTCCGGTTGCCACATGGCTTCACAGTGTAATTTAACTGCTTGGCCATGGATGAAAGTGAGAATTGTCAGTATCTGAGTAAACTTGAACCCTGTATCCCTTGATAATTGCCAGTGTTCTTGAATAGAGAATGTTCATTACCTACGAAAGTTTAGAGATTTTCAAGTGCCTAAGTAAGCCTAAAAATAACTTCTACAGTCTAAATTAATGAACTAAAATGACATTTGATTAAGAATCAGGCAGTCATGATTGGCTGCTGTTGTCCTGCAGTGGTGGATCCAAGAAAGTTGTATTCCGGTGATGTAATCAGTGCAAACGGAGCTGAGGAGGGAACATGAACAATAAGAAAACTGTAtctgttgctgctgttactAATGCTGTTTAATGACCAAGGCTTCAGCCACTAATGGTGGTGGAATTTCCGGTTAGCAGAAACACCTGCAGTGTTGTGGATCCTTtgaggtattttttaaaaatactgtcctTTGATAGCATCTTGTCGCTTGCTGTTGGAAATCGTCTATCTAGAAGTAGAGGTTAATCTTTCCTTAGGGATTTTGTAGGCATTATTTTGCAAATGGATGATGTATTGGTGGTGGTTGTGCACACCAAAGCAGACAAATACTTGCTTGAGATATTTGTgagtgtgtgggtttttttttttctaactggtATCCCAGCTTACTGTGTGTAGTATTTTGACCCTCATTAGAAAAACTTCTAAGACCAGGCTTTAGGAAAGGTAAAAGTCTGAACTGCCACCTCATTCTCTCAGTATTGTCATTCTTTTTCCATACTTAAAAACTGAGCAtgataaaaaatgtttttgtgctGCATTTCAGTGTTGGGTTACATAGCATGTCTGATCACTATCTAATTTCTCTTCTGGATAACAGAACCGTCTCAATGGCTTTTGTTCAGCAATAGAAAGTAAAGTATTCTCTTCAGATTATCTTTCACATGTTCTTCACCTATCTATATCTGCTTAGAAAACTCAAGTAACAGTTGTCCTGAGGTGAGTCACATTGGCTTATGTTGTCAGCTCATTTGAAAATGGATATGCACTTCTGCGATAGGGTGCAGCAGAGGACTTCGTTTCAGCATAAGCTGGTTCTGGTTGCTGGTCCATCAAAACATGCAAGATTTGCTACTTGAAGAGTATAAACTTGAaacttattttcagtgaaaacttgTGCCTACCACAGTTTTCCCTGTTCTTTTCTGACTGTCATGTGACCTGTGGTGCTTTACTTAACTGCTCTTAGAAGGAAACAAAGGTCTCTGTAGGCTGCGAAACTGAGCTGACTGGTCTCTTGAGCACCTCTAAGCTGCCTGTCATGGTTTACTGAATTGTCCTCCGTGGCTATGTTGAGGAGTGTGGTAAGCTGGAGCAAAGGCCAGGGACTCTGTATACAAATAAGTTCAAGGATACTTTCGCTGTAACTTAAGGGcaagttactttttttcccattgccttttccagtGCAAAGTTCAGCAGGACTGATCTGACAGCACCACAAATACTGTGGTTTAAGGACAATGGTCAAATGCCATCTCTGGTTCTCAGTGTTCCTGAGGAATAGGTTCCTCTAAGGAATACTGGAATAAAGACTGATGACATTAAAGACATTCTGGGTTATTTTTGGATTTCTGGCTTGTGATATGCTGTATGCTCTGGATGAACTTAAAAGTGTCATTAAGGTATGCAAAATTCAAGGAAAATGTCCCAAAGATGCCATTTGAGTGGGTACAAGAGATGTCTCATCCTTAACCTGATACCTGAATTCAGCAAATAGTGTTTTTACTAACTGCTTTGGATGCTTTGTTCCAGTCCTGTACCTGTCTGTAGTTTCTGAAGTGTATGAGGAGATGCTGAGAACATGAAATCCTATATTAAAACCTTAGTAACAGGTGTTCTACTGCTTTGTGGCTTGCCACAATGCCTGTGTTAAGATGACTCATTACTGCTATAGGAGGATTTCTACCACTCATTCCTGAGAGAGTGTGGAGGAAACAGCTGCCCCCACTGATTTCTTATTAGAGAATGTATTGGAGTGGTAGAGAAAGCTTCAAAAAcctttgaaatgtttcagttcttttaaaaggtaaaatagCATTCAAAACACTAGTGTTGAAGTGGTGCAACACCATTCAGAGGCACAAGGCACCAGTGAATTCTTTAAGAAATATGACATTTTGTGGAGCGGGAGGACGTACAGGGCTGTCTGATCTTGATTTGAGATGCAGGGTTCTGTCATGTGGAGTAAAATCTGGGTCACTATCTCTTCCTGCAAGTAcctccctccaaaaaaaccaaaatgaaacaaaaaaatgggaGGGATAAGAACGTCTTGTTTGTGTATGTGCTAACTGTACTCATCAACTTTCTCTCAAGCACAGTTTGCCCTCTAAATTGtttaagaagtttaaaaattctTAGTTTGCAAATCAGTGAGCTAATGGATGAACAATTTTTTGTCTTGTAGTGGTAATACTGAGCAATTTACACGTGCTGGGTCCTTGAAGTGTTCTGGCTGTATTAGTTGCTTTATTCTGCTGTAGAATGGCAGTAGATCTTATATGTGTAGCATGGGTTGCCTGATAGTTGCAATATTGGCAGATCACATATCTTCACAGCATAAGAAAAGGTCAGAGATAAAGAAATCTTTAATGTAGTTTGTCAGTGACTATCTAAAAAGTGGGTAACAGTCACAAGCCTTACGTTTTCCGTAGACACGTTATAGGCTAGTGAGACTTAAAGATTTTGGAGATTGATGGAGGCCTAGTGGCAACTTAGTGACTACTGTGGTGATGATGATGTTTTCATTTATCtatgtatttttatcttctgcatCCTTAGGTGATGTTACAGCTCAGGTGTCACTTCAGCCTGCACTGAAGTTCAATGGTGGGGGTCATATCAATCACACCATCTTCTGGACAAACCTTTCTCCTAATGGAGGAGGAGAGCCTAAAGGTAAGTGCTTGTTACAATGATTTATTGCATCAGTTTTAACTGACCAGTAGAACTGATGATCTTGTCTGTCTTTGAAAGAATCTTAAAggatctttatttttcagaattaatttgcCTTTCTATATGACAGTTACCACAATCCTCAGGAATTCAGGGTTTTTTGGATGCAAGCCAAGAATGTAAAAAGCTAACTAAGTACTTTTCATTTCTAAAGCTGATTATGTGTACGCTGCAAAATACTTGGCTACTGCTGTATGTTGTCCTTTCCATCTTCATAAGAGAAGACAGTTGTACAAAGCTATACTAATTAAGTTACCATATGTACTTGGTTCacaggaagggaagaaatgtGCTGCAGACCACCCAACCTAGTGGCTGGATTTATGCTGCAATTTGAATAGGGATAGTTTAGCAGTTAGAGCCTAAAGGAAGAAATCCCCTTCGGGAGGATAGAGTAGTGATTATCTACAAGCGACCTACAATTAAAGGTAAAGGCCCTATGGTACAGATCTCACAAAAGCTATTGTGATAAACTTGAGGGTTTTTGAATGAGGTTTATGTGCCTGTTTGTAAATTGGTGGGCTTCAGGTGCTTTGTACTCCAGTTCAGCCTTCACAGGTGACATCTGCTTGTGACTTTTGACTCTACCATGGAAGTACAAAGATGCTCTGAAGATGATCTAGTTAAGAATGGAGCATAAAGTTTTGAAGCTTTGATGCTGAAATTTCAACAAGCAGTTCTGATACCAGTCCATTTCTGATAGAGCTTGTTGTCAGATGACATTCTcagaaaagatgctttaaagCCTTGATTTTTGTTTCCCAATTTCTGTGAAGTTTCTGTGAAAGTCAGCAAGTCTGAAATGTCATCTTTCAGTATCAACTGAATGGTTCAAAGCTTTTGTAGGAAGCCTGGTAAAGCCTGTCTTAAGATGCACTTGCACCTATCGCCAAGAGATTTTCAAAACCATCCATCCAAAGGTGGAAGGAATGAAGAGTTCTCCAGCATTGTGCTGTATGAAGTATTCTTACACGTCTTGTagtttaactccagccagcagctaagccctacacagccgctcgctcactcccccctggtgggatgggggagagaatcggaagggtaaaagtgagaaaactcgtgggctgagataaagacagtttaacaggtaaagcaaa from Haliaeetus albicilla chromosome 7, bHalAlb1.1, whole genome shotgun sequence encodes:
- the SOD2 gene encoding superoxide dismutase [Mn], mitochondrial, with amino-acid sequence MLCRFASAGRSSAKLIAPLGCLVSRQKHTLPDLPYDYGALEPHINAEIMQLHHSKHHATYVNNLNVAEEKYKEALAKGDVTAQVSLQPALKFNGGGHINHTIFWTNLSPNGGGEPKGELMEAIKRDFGSFASFKEKLTAVSVGVQGSGWGWLGYNKEQGRLQIAACANQDPLQGTTGLIPLLGIDVWEHAYYLQYKNVRPDYLKAIWNVINWENVSSRYATCKK